tctgcccctgaacaggcagttaacccactgttcctaggccgccattgaaaataagaatttgttcttaactgacttgcctagttaaataaaggtaaaataaagaaataaaactgtGCCAGGCAAGACCTGAGCTCTTTAGTGCCACCCTGTGGACCAAATAGGGATTTCATCCTAGGGACGGGTAACTAATCTGCATTGTCATCATACTGTATGAGTCCGGCCCTGTGTTTTGCATAGTCTTGGTCCAATTCTCATTTCTGAATGAGGATTAAAATGCAGGATAAAACATTGTTATGTCCCATGATTGCAGAAAACACAGGGCCCTAAATACGAGGCCCGTTTCTATTACTTCTGGAACCACCAACAGCAGGATAGTACTCACACAAACTCTGAGCTTTAATTTATATTCATACTGCTTTTCCAGAAATATAAATGTTACTAGGCATGCATTGTCCCATTCAGGAACACATTGTGGAATCTGCAAATAAATTATTTTAGCTAGAAAACATCCCTTCAGTTGTAGCAAGCAAACATTGAAAttacacactgtactgtatatcacctTTATTAATTTGAGCTATACCAACACATTTTTTATCCATCACTCTTTATTAAGAACTAAACCATCCTGATCCCTCAATGCTCAGAGTACCACAATTTTCTCATTCAGGGCGATCTGTGCTTGAGTCAGATTAGATAGATAGGTCACCATCAACAGGTCCTGTGAAAGAGAAACGGTATACATTCACACAAATGTCATGAGTGCAAGGGACATTTATTATGGCTGACTGAATCAATTCCACAGATGAGGAGCCgtatgtatcaagcgtctcagagtaggaatgctgatctaggatcagattcccAACCATGTAATTGTgatgtaaaaaagaaaaaagaaaggcaaaactgatcctaaaacAGCACTTGATAAATACAGGCCCAAATCCAAGAGGCATAAAAACGTACGTTGATGTTGGAGTTGAGCATGGTCTCAAAGTCCTCTGCTGTGATCTTAGGAACCTTGTTGACCAGATCCATCAGGTACCGTCCAACACTGTTATCTGCCATCTGCTTACCAGACTGACAAACATACAAAAAGAAGAGCTTAGGTTATGGCTACAGAGACGCATAAACACAAATTAAGTCGTAACTCAACTAAAGTCAACTATTTTCCGATGAGTTGCATACGGTAACAAGGTTGACATAAGACATCTCCGTAATGTAATATGGGATATGataaatatgtaataatatgtaatatgaTAATGTAAAACGTAATGTGGGCTGCAGCCATAATATAGGCTCTGTGTGTAGGCTACTTACCAACACATCCTCAATGTAGGTCAGTACCGTGGCCAGCATGTCCTGAACGCGGCCTGCTGCCCCACCCACCtggcagaggtcagaggtcagcccATTGGTGGTGTTAGGAGCATCTCTCGTCCTCTGGAGAAGGTCAACTAGAATATACAAATTCTTTTATCGATTTTATTAAGGATTTCCACACCCCAACAAGAAGACATGACTCGACAAATAAAAGCGTGTCCAAACCAGGAACAAATGGGACAGAAAACAAGGAAAGAAGAATGAAGGTTCTGACCTCCTATCCTCTCTGTGTCGTAATACTTGTATTTCACACTCAGGGGAGTGAACATCACACCGACAGTCTTTCCCGGCACACCCATCTGGGCACTGTCATGGCAACCGAAGCAATGGGAAAAATGATATGAATTTATTTAAACTATCATAAGGAATGCCAAAGTGCTTAAAGGAATGCCAAAGTAACGAAACAGCAAATGCAAACATAACAAAACAACTGAAAGATGAGATCAGGAAGTCACAGGGAGTTGAAGCAACTCTGCTTGGGATGGAGTCAACAATAGCTTTTCAGTGGACCAACTAAAGTACTGAGACAGAAGAGACTGGTTAAAGTGAGGGAAGTCACAGACCTGACGTAGGCACGGATGTTCATCTTGCCACTCTGCAGGGCCGTGTCCATGGTGAGGTGAATGGGGTTCGTGGCCTCTCGGCTGTAGTACTCATGGATCAACACAGAGTGCTCAGTGATCTCAAAGCCTGTGGCATACCTGTTGAAGGAGAATGGTTTGACTTTAGAGCA
This DNA window, taken from Oncorhynchus tshawytscha isolate Ot180627B linkage group LG10, Otsh_v2.0, whole genome shotgun sequence, encodes the following:
- the LOC112236502 gene encoding eukaryotic translation initiation factor 3 subunit F — encoded protein: MSVYGPVVKIHPVVLASIGDSYERRNEGASRVIGTLLGTIDKHSVEVTNCFSVPHNESEDEVAVDMEFAKNMYDLHKRVSPSEVIVGWYATGFEITEHSVLIHEYYSREATNPIHLTMDTALQSGKMNIRAYVSAQMGVPGKTVGVMFTPLSVKYKYYDTERIGVDLLQRTRDAPNTTNGLTSDLCQVGGAAGRVQDMLATVLTYIEDVLSGKQMADNSVGRYLMDLVNKVPKITAEDFETMLNSNINDLLMVTYLSNLTQAQIALNEKIVVL